CCCTAGCTCGGGCTCCAAAGGAAGCCGAGGAGCGGGGTCTCCCCAGAGCAGCGGGCACACCCAGTGCCCACACCTTGGCCTTTGAGTGTTGGCCACCGGCAGACCCAGGGCTCCTGGAGACCCAAGGCCAATTCCTGGGTTGGGGCGGGGAAACTTCAGGATGAGTCTAGAGCGTCCGACTGTAGCCACAGGAACCAGCCGGCCTGCAGCCAAACTGGGGACAACGGGAGCATCAAAATAGATGATGATAAAGGGTAACGGCGCGTGGCCCCCGGGGACTTCCTGGCAGCGCGGTCTCCGGCCCCAGCGTCTGGGCCGGACAAGCCGTCCACGGAGTTCCCGCGCTCGGGTCTGAGAACCACTGAGCCCGGGACCACGAGTCCGCTGGAGAAACGGGGAGAGTGAAAGTTTGCCGAGGGACGGAATTTGTACGCAGCGTCCAGGGCACCCCGCACAGGACGGTCGCTGTGTCCCCGCCACTTTACGACGGAAAGGGCCGGACCGCGCCACCCGGTGAAGTGACACGAGTGCCGCGGGAGGTGGCGGGACAAATGAGGTTGAGCGGACGTGAGGGGACAACGGTCGCGTAGTTGATAATGAGGAGGAGTCCGACAAGCTCCTTCTGAGGGTGAGTCTACAGAACCGCGGGCGCATTAGATCTAGAGACACCCAGGTCGGCGGCCCGGGGGGCCCGGCGGTTCAGCGCCCGCCtccggcccaggccgtgaccccggggtcccgggatcgagtcctgcatcgggtccctgcgtggagcctgcttctccctctgcctgggtctctgcctctttctctctggatcgctcatgaaaaaataagtaaaatcttaaaaacaaaaaacaaaaaacaaaaaacccaaggtCCTGAAATCATGCGAATCGCCAGGCAGAAGAGCAGCTCGTTCCTTCCAGGGCGGCAGACACGTCACAAgcgctcagtaaatgtttacgAGCTTTGCTCGCCTTAAGCAGCTCTGGAATTCTCGTTTCTTCAAGTCACTGAAACGTCcctataaaatatacataaaaaaatctaaactttaCAATTTTGCTCTCTTCAGCCAGCCTCGACCTTGACGCGCCCCGTGTGGCGGTCGGAACCGTGAAGCCCGAGTGTACTACGGCAGCCCCGGGTGACGACCAACCGCGTCCTCAGGGTCCGGGACGATGTGTTTCCGGAGTCGACCCGCCACCGCGGGCAGTTCCGAGCTGCCGACCTGGGAGAGGAGGCCGctgcgcccgccgccgcccgctggCCTGCAGGTTCGCTACCGGGTGACCCGATTCACCGGCGAACGGTTCCCTCTGCTCGGCTGGAGGCGATACCCGGGATCCGCCGGACCACGAGGCCTCACGGGGCTCAGCGTGGGACTGAAGCTTCCCGACCTCGACTTAGGACTGAGTGACGCGCAAAGCACAACCCTTGTGCTTGAAACGGTACCGACGACGGGAGCCCAGGCCTGCGGATCGTGCCACGGTGGGGTCTGTGTGCGGAGCCTACGGGTGGCCTCCTGGCTCGTGACGGAAGCCGTGAGCAAGGGACCGTGACAGCCGCCTCTCCCGAGACCACATGCAGGTGGCCGGCATCCCCCGAGGACGTCCTCAGCATCCTGAGCCGCTCGGAGGGCCCGGGGGGAAGCGGGGGCCCCCACGAGCCACGGCAGAGGCAgcgtggggagggtggggagcccCGGGGCCTCCGGACCGCGCAGCCACCGTTGCAACAGCTCAGCCTTTCCTCCAAAGGGCAAACGCAGAGGACGACACGGCCCAGCAGCCCCTCAAGGCACACGTCCCAAAGGAAAACGTGTCTACACGAAGCTTGAATGCGAATGTTCGCAGCAACCTTGGTCCTAACGGCCCCGAAGTGGAAAGGGCTCAGACGCCCACGGGTGGACAGTGCAGCGCAGCACGTCCCCTCCTGGGGTGGCCCCGCACCATGGGACACGGGCGAAGCCTGAAGCACACGGGGGACAGACACCGGTCGCGGGGGTCCACACAACGCAGGCTCTCGTGGCGGGAAGTGGGCCACGGCGCGGCCCGAGCAGCCGAGCATCCGGCCGCGGGGCCACGGCCCTCCCTGCTGGGGCCGCTCGGGGGCCGCGGACACGCCGGGAACCAGCACACTCGTGCCTCGGCCCGTGGGGGCGCGGATCGCAGCTGCGGGAAATGAGGTGTGCGGGGCCCGCACGGGCCCTGAGGGCTGGGGACACGACCTGCCGCCGCGCCTGGGGACAGCTGGCCGGGCTGCCCGCCCTCACCTGAGCCAGTGCCAGTAGCGCGGACACGGGACGGTGTCAGCGGGGCTGGAGGCCGACTCCCTGCGCTGTCCCTTCGCAATGACCTAGGGCACAGCCCCCGCGGCTGTCCCCCCAGCTGTCCCCCCCGAGCTGTCCCCCTCCGGCTGTCCCCCACGGCTCTCTCCCCGAGCTGTTCCCCCACAGCTGTCCCCCCATGGCTGTCCCCCCAGGGCTGTCCCTCCCGAGCTGTCTCCCCCCGAGTTGTTCCCCCATAGCTGTCCCCCCACAGCTGTCTCCCCACAGCTGTCCCGCCTGGCTGTCCTCGCCACAGCTGTCCCTCCATGGCTGTCTCCCCACAGATGTCCCCCCCGAGCTGTCTCCTCCTGGATGTCCCCCCACAGCTGTCCCTCCACGGCTGTCTCCCCGCAGATGTCCCCCACAGCTGTCTCCCCCCGGATGTCCCCCCACAGCTGTCCCCCTGAGCTGTCCCCCCCAGCTGTACCCCCTGAGCTGTCTCCCCCCGGATGTCCCCCCACAGCTGTCCCCCCAAGCTGTACCCCCCCAGCTGTCCCCCCCGGGGCTGTCCTCTCCGCGGGCTCCATCCCCGAGGCCGGGTGAGCAGAGGCCGAGTCCCTCACCGGGGGTCACCCGGGAGCCGGGGGCACAGTTCTCTTGAGATTGGTTTTGACTTGCTCTTAGAGGGTGCGATCGGTGGTGACCTCTAGGGAAACGTGCCTTTAGAGTCTAGCACGCCCAGCACCAGATCTGTAGAGCCGGACATAAACTAAGTGTTGATTGGtcttagttttaaaagaaagcctTGGATTTACTGTCAAAGTacaatttcatgtattttaatccTAGACTTCACTGTGAAATTCCGCCTGTGTGACGTGTAGCAGTCTAATCCGTGTGGACACGGGAATGGTGGCTACTATGCTCTTTAAAGCTACGAgctctatttatttgagaacaaaaTCGGCATTTCTGAGAGCGGAGTGTGTGGCTAAAGTACTGGAGAATCACTGGGCATACAACCGAATACTACCTATTTGTGAGAATTTCAGCATGAAGGTAGTAAAGGCATAAATGACTTTATATTAACTATGGACATTTTACGCACTTGACCCAAAGGCAGGAATTCCTGTAttagtatttttccttcttatctaCAGAATCTTGCTTCCTCTACATCAATAGTCACCAATTTTGGTTAATGTGCTACAGTAGGTCCAATATAGAccaaatatatttcattcaaGAGAAATGGCATGAAAAATAGGCACCCAAATAATCTCAGGTTTAAATGTAACTGAGAtttagaaaagctttaaaaattacagaacacattctggaagaaaacatatcTTGGATTCTATCGGCATGTAAATTccatgaagaggaaggaaattttgtTTACTGCCCTGCCCCCGGTGCTCAGAACAATGCCAGCACATGGAAGGCACCTCACAGCTATCGAAAGAGGCAAAATATGCAAAGTATCCCCATTACTTTAAAAAGGGGAAACAAATCTTCAAGTCACAATATGCACAGAACAGATAATtatgttgtaaaatattttttattgtaaaaacagTGTCAACAGAGGTTGACAATGCAAATGTCATCCCAGAACATTTCCCCTTGGTTCTTAAATTTGCTTGCTGGGTTCCTATGTACCGAGCAAGTCTCCATTAGCACTTCTCAGGTTTCGTAGTCGTTTTGATATGTTGATtacttatgtgtatatattgcTTGGAAACAAATGTCCATCTgatatcaaaacaaataaaaaaactgttGTGTCTTTGTTTCACATTTCCTACAGGGAAATCTATGTATCTCAGATACCTTCACAATTTAATAGTAAAGTTAGTGCCTTTACCAAATCCCAAAATTCTCCATTATTGACTCAAACTCGTGACATCTGCAATACACCcagatttaaaagtttaaaaacaaaaagtctggaatttaaaacaaaccttaggctgatttttttttttttcatatttgaaagacTGTAATTATTTGCAGCATACAAACGGAGAGAATAGTGCAAAATGCATCAAgttttatatgataaatatactTTCAACCTAAATGGCTGCCTCAAAAGCAAAGAGTGAAAAATTATCAATCCTCAAAAGCAATCTAGACTGACTCAATAAAGTTTACAATTTAGAAAGATCAATTTCTACTCTATTTCTACAGATTGCAAAAGGATTTCAGAAACAGATTAAACATACAattgttttacaaaaatagaaatatcgTTTGGGACTTtacaaaactttataaaatataacactATATTTGCAAATTTAAGATAGTTTCACACTGAAATAGGCAATTCTTCCACTGACATAAAGTCTCATCAAACTTAACTGGTCTGTCTTGATCATTCTCTTACACATTATTTCTTCCAAGTCTTCAGCCTAAGTAGGTCTGTGCTCTATCATGGGATTTTCTTAAAGAGATTGTTGAATTTCAAAGGTTTTATAAGATTTTTCATTCTAGAAATAACGTTAAAGCAGATGAATTTACACTTACAAATGTTTTACTAAAAGTAGAAATTAACGCAATGTGACAATTCTGTATTTGATAAGTTCCAAACCAAATTCTTAAGAATGAAAAGCTACctattgatttaaaatatatatttgacaatTATAATTTGGAatctataaaacataaaaatataattgcaactatttcatggaaaaataattattcatatagAATGAAGAAGCTCTAAATTTAGTTATTGGCAGATGAGAAGTATTTTCTAATTACACCCATTCATAAATGCTCATTTTATCACTTCAAAGAGCACCAGTGttattttcaaaaactaaaagtGAGAAGGTAAGGGCTTATTTCATGTAACAGTGCTATTATGATAAGGCACCACATGGTATGTGAAAAAGCCaaacaaagtattttcaaatcactttttttttttgttactggtGTCTTAACCATTAGATAGGATGGTCAGGAAAAAAGCTAATAATGTTCGCTAACTGCATTATCCTCCTTTCCCCAtcattttttgcttttagtttttccaTATAACAGAACATATAATAAACAACAATGTAGTACATGATCTGTTAAATAAACATCTCTTCCCAACCTTCCAAcaaaatactctaaaattaaacaataagaaACCAAAAATTTATCCGATATACTTTGCAATAATCTATCCCTGGAGAAGAGTGGGGAGCTGGGTGGAGATGAGGGTGAGGACACAATGACAGGACCTATTTTCTATAGAATATACTGAGGCACATAGGTTAAAAGTTTCTCAGGCAAATTCATGGCTAGAGCAAAACTGAGAGAAAGCTCAGAATTTTACATTCCCCCCCAGAGCAGATTTCTCAGGTAGTCACACccaattaaatatttcaaaatatgtcctTAGTCactgctatcatcatcatcatcatcatcagataCGTCGTTTAAAGGAGACTTCAGTGACTGACTGTACGAGTCCGATCTGGCGGGCTGGCACGTGGCCATGTCCCCCGTAGAAAGCAGGTCATAGCAGAAGTCACAAATCCGCACGGGCTTAGAGGACTGGCTTGGAAGAAGAAACCTCTTCTCAGAGCAGGGCCCGCAGACGACAAAACCACATTTGCGGCAATGGTGACGACGATTAACGGGTGTGAATTTTGCTTTCTGACAACGCATACATACGGTTGCTTCAGAGTCAGGAACCCAGACAGCAGCATGTTCATTACTGGGTGTCTTCCCACTTTTGGAGAGCAAATCAgtaacacatttatttatgtgattCATCCACTCGGATTTCTCAGTGGCAGTGGCAGCATAAACTGCAAATGATTTAGTTGGTGTCTTGATAAGCCATCCGTTCCTCAAGTCCCCCTCGTCTTTGATGGAATCAATAGTGACATTTTCCAGGGGAATAATATgttgtttgttgtattttttcttctggatGACAATATTGCCATATACAAGAATatcattaaataagaaaaactgcCTTGCTTTGGGCTTCTTTCTGCACAACTTAGTCAATACTCCTTCTCCAATAAGAACCCTTCCAGGTATAGTTAAGGGTTGACCAGCTGCTCCAAAACAGTTTTCTACTATATTTATACGTCTAGTATTTGCTTCACTGTTTGCCAAGCGATCCACCATCTTTTGCTGatagcctttaaaaaagaaagaaagaaagaaagaaattagcacATAAAAGTTATGAATTCATGtaagttaaaaattatataacctAAATTTAATCTAACAAATCTTTACTTTTACTCAAAGGCAAATGCTCCCAAATGGTTACCAAGATAATCACCAAGCGTACCAAAAGGGTTAACATGTCCTGCTTTTATAATCATCAAAAATCTTACTAGTCCAAAAATCCATATAGCACTATACTAGTTAAGTAGATATTAATAAAAGCATAAACTTCTTACAGACATAAAGGAATAAACAACTGGACAACGAATATAAGTCTTTTCTGCAAAATAATAATCTCAGTTCCATGAAATTTAATCTCAGAGGGATTCTGAAGAAGAGGGCAAAATTCTGTAAAAactaagagaaattaagaattttttctgGTAAGCTATTCCCAATGAGCTAAAGCCTTAATCCTCTCACCTGGATTACCAGAACTATTTGCCAATGTGTCTTTGGTCTTGCCCCCTAAATCAGTCTTCAGGCAGTGATTTCTCAAATGCAAATCTCACCATGTCATTATTCAAAAGAACTCTCCTTGACCTACAAAATGCAGATTTTCAAGCATGGCACACTAGGCTGTTCGTTATCTGGTTCTTGCTTACCTTCCCAGACTCATCAAGTCACTCTTCAGCTCAAACTTTATGTTCTAAGAAAACTCTACTCCTCACAGTCCACTTCATCTACACATGCCTTCTCTCATGCTGTCGTATCCTTTACTACTTGATACTCACAGTTAACTCTTATTGATCCTTTAGGACTCAGTTTAGGTTATCGACTAACTCACTTCCAGTTGAGTGTATCAAAGCCAGGAGTCtcctttaaacatatttatttacttattaaagattttgtttattcatgagagacacagagagaggcagagacacaggcagagggagaagcaggctccctgcgcggagcccgatgtgggactcgatcccaggaccctggggtcacgccctgagccgaaggcagatgctcaaccactgagccccccaggtgaccctcttttaaattcatttagacTAAACaccttcctctgtgctcttcaCATTCCATATACCTTCTGGCTTCATTCTTACCAAAGGATTGAAATCTGTCTCCTTTAAAGGCTGCAATGGAACCTACAAGATAGACCATCTGCAATCTACCTTTGAAActgaccctccccccccccccccccgccggcacAGCAAAGGTGTTCAAAATTGTTGACAACGTTTTGGCATTGTGTAAAAAACTCCTATGAATCTACTCTTAAATGGTCACAGATTTAATCATTAGATTCAACAGTGACTTCATTCAAGTCCTTGAGTTGTGTCCTATTTCAGACCTACTAACCTAATACTACCACAACTAAGTCATATTAAAGAGAAGAGGAACATTTAAAGTCTAACAGCATAGTCTAAATTCCAGTATTCAACTCACAAACTGATGATACTGTACCCTTTTCTGGCCTCCACTATAAAGATTCTGATTATTCCTGAATTTGTCTCCTCTAATCATGGGTCCTTATAAAGCCCCTTTGCTCCCCACAAGGGTAGGCTCTATCCTGAAAGCTGTTCCCAAGAAATTATATGATAATACAGGGCTCCAAACTATGACTCTTTTTCTAATTACACCAAACATGCCAGCCAATTAAAGGTTTACTGTCCTACACACTGTGCAtcatggaagaagaaataaaaacagtccATAAACACAAAAAGAGGCTCAATCCCACTCATAACCCAAGAAATGATAATATGACATTaggatatttttttcacttacgagattaacaaaagtttttaaaatttcctcaggCGCAGTACTACTGAGGATACAGGGAAATGGTGCCCTTATACACTACGGAAGATACGGGTACTCACTGATCTAGGTGTTTTATCAAAAGAAATTCCAGTTGAGTGTATGAAGACGTGCACAAGGATGTCCAACACAGCACGg
Above is a window of Canis lupus familiaris isolate Mischka breed German Shepherd chromosome 29, alternate assembly UU_Cfam_GSD_1.0, whole genome shotgun sequence DNA encoding:
- the PLEKHF2 gene encoding pleckstrin homology domain-containing family F member 2; its protein translation is MVDRLANSEANTRRINIVENCFGAAGQPLTIPGRVLIGEGVLTKLCRKKPKARQFFLFNDILVYGNIVIQKKKYNKQHIIPLENVTIDSIKDEGDLRNGWLIKTPTKSFAVYAATATEKSEWMNHINKCVTDLLSKSGKTPSNEHAAVWVPDSEATVCMRCQKAKFTPVNRRHHCRKCGFVVCGPCSEKRFLLPSQSSKPVRICDFCYDLLSTGDMATCQPARSDSYSQSLKSPLNDVSDDDDDDDSSD